Proteins co-encoded in one Xiphophorus hellerii strain 12219 chromosome 10, Xiphophorus_hellerii-4.1, whole genome shotgun sequence genomic window:
- the LOC116727414 gene encoding serine/threonine-protein kinase pim-2-like, translating into MDKSDQEHKRPSSRRTKESHGKRIRASEIPGTSRSCQDLIESRRLLKRKMIEGKEEGSTPAKCRKEELQDQLPTRESSSSVDIIIEINSSSTMPRCAESIGDSTPKRRKKAKKETRRKWTRVTKMFGPSKSHQDGTRIVRRLRRKITEEGEGSPTPAENENKGLLQQDATKEPPSSVDVSTGDLRKRNLKKEDKDIEEPQLRNRRKNTRKKTKRTKEMDSQRAEFQEKYTELHLLGKGGYGSVFAGHREVDKLPVAIKHIPKEKVDRKHNDENGREMALEVAIMLKLKNLSSSSSGQLATVSLLDWYELEEELLIVMERPMPSQDLNDYLDENGGCLHEEDAKVILKQLVEATIQLQDANIFHRDIKLENVLIERSSEGLQAYLIDFGLSCFDHGRKFTIFQGTHALESPEYRTQKKYFAGPTTVWQLGVVLFEILHDTNFDTNKFLKKKLKISKRLPKNCHDILTRCLKTNPEERPTLEELLNHAWFS; encoded by the exons ATGGATAAATCTGACCAGGAACACAAAAGGCCATCCTCCAGGAGAACTAAAG aGAGCCATGGAAAAAGGATCAGGGCCTCTGAGATCCCTGGAACTTCAAGAAGCTGCCAGGACCTGATCGAATCCAGGAGGCtgctgaagaggaagatgattgaaggaaaagaggaaggttCCACACCGGCCAAGTGCAGGAAGGAAGAACTCCAGGATCAGCTTCCAACCAGAGAGTCTTCCTCCTCAGTGGACATCATCATAG agatcaacagcagcagcacgaTGCCACGGTGTGCTGAGTCCATTGGAGACAGCACAccaaagagaaggaaaaaggCTAAAAAAGAGACCCGCCGAAAATGGACCAGGGTTACTAAGATGTTTGGACCATCCAAAAGCCACCAGGACGGGACGAGGATTGTGAGGAgactgaggagaaaaataacagaagaagGAGAGGGATCTCCAACACCGGCAGAGAATGAGAATAAGGGACTCCTGCAGCAGGACGCAACCAAAGAGCCCCCATCCTCAGTGGACGTCAGCACAG GCGATTTACGGAAGAGGAATCTGAAGAAGGAGGACAAGGACATTGAGGAACCACAGCTGAGGAATAGGAGGAAGAATACCAGGAAGAAGACGAAGAGGACAAAAGAAATGGATTCCCAAAGAG CTGAATTCCAGGAAAAATATACTGAGCTGCATCTACTAGGAAAAGGAGGCTATGGATCTGTGTTTGCTGGACATCGAGAGGTGGATAAATTACCT GTGGCTATCAAACACATTCCAAAGGAAAAGGTGGACCGCAAACATAAC GATGAGAACGGTAGGGAGATGGCGTTGGAGGTGGCCATCATGCTGAAACTGAAGAATCTGAGTAGCAGTTCATCAGGGCAGTTAGCCACAGTGTCCCTGCTGGACTGGTATGaactggaggaggagctgctcaTAGTGATGGAGAGGCCCATGCCTTCGCAGGACCTCAATGACTACCTTGATGAGAATGGAGGTTGTCTACATGAGGAGGACGCCAAG gtcattttaaaacagttggTGGAAGCAACGATTCAACTTCAGGATGCAAACATCTTCCACAGAGATATTAAATTGGAAAATGTCCTTATTGAGAGGAGCTCAGAAGGCCTACAAGCCTATCTCATAGACTTCGGTCTAAGCTGCTTTGACCACGGAAGGAAATTTACCATCTTCCAAG GGACCCATGCTCTTGAATCACCAGAGTATCGcacacaaaagaaatattttgctgGACCCACAACAGTGTGGCAGCTGGGAGTGGTCCTGTTTGAAATTCTCCACGATACAAATTTTGACACCAACAAATTTCTCAAAAAGAAGCTAAAGATCAGCAAGAGGCTTCCCAAAA ACTGCCATGATATTCTGACTAGGTGCCTGAAGACAAACCCAGAGGAGCGTCCCACACTGGAAGAGCTGCTCAATCACGCATGGTTTTCTTAA
- the LOC116726759 gene encoding uncharacterized protein LOC116726759: protein MSHRIVTEPYTALLNQVNGMMDKTVQDAFRCTNNCQLVVESTDDNAEVPSPTPQTLTSQDVSAVLEAHESGGFSQARATDPAVLQLSDIDQSALMPKSELANLQGQDGVLGRLFYYMQRHRRPTRRERASESPGVLNLLRHWPKLVIKDGLMYRVKKDKQMNMTTQQFIVPDSLKAKVLQGVHDSAGHQGQARTLSLARQRFFWIGMERDIINHVKCCFRCVVGKTPEPNDRAPLESIHTSEPMELVCIDFWTAELSDRRCVDVLVVTDHFSKMAHAFPCKNQSAKQVARRLWDDFFCIYGFPKRIHSDQGANFESLLIKELLDMAGIQKSHTTPYHPMGNGIVERYNRTLGNMIRALPPQSKSRWPQMLRMLTFCYNCTEHETTGFAPFFLMFGRIPRLPIDVVFQHALSNGPVVDHHEFVSRLKHDLSVAARIAQQNSSSEQAHQAMYYNRKAKGSPLDVGDRVLVANRGERGKRKIADKWESTVYEVVSVKPDINVYCIKDPVTSRTKVLHRNLLLPVNFLTAAAVSAVADHSSCPSTAGSGLSDPIVPDEVQDNETKTVNWLLQMEDNSCMDEVVNHPDCASDIPVRGSSVDIVCPTSSDVTKDLPEPDLPGPVALSDSPEPVSNLTTAAVLSEPIQHDLSAEHGTDTKLDLPATDVVCTQPSRLCTRSGRPVKPPARLICEMNEQVVDDSMSTVDSLFSFVRTMFAG from the coding sequence ATGAGCCATCGCATCGTAACTGAACCATATACCGCACTGCTTAACCAGGTGAACGGTATGATGGACAAAACGGTCCAAGATGCGTTTCGTTGTACGAACAACTGTCAGCTGGTTGTTGAGAGCACGGATGACAATGCTGAGGTTCCCTCACCGACTCCCCAGACATTAACGTCACAAGATGTGTCAGCTGTTCTTGAGGCACATGAGTCTGGAGGTTTCAGTCAGGCAAGAGCCACTGATCCAGCTGTCTTGCAACTCAGTGACATTGATCAATCTGCCTTGATGCCAAAGAGTGAACTTGCTAATTTACAAGGTCAGGATGGTGTGTTGGGCCGACTTTTCTATTATATGCAGCGTCACAGGAGACCCACCAGACGTGAACGCGCAAGTGAGTCACCTGGTGTTCTAAACCTGCTGAGACATTGGCCTAAGCTTGTCATTAAAGATGGCCTGATGTACAGagttaaaaaagacaaacaaatgaacATGACAACTCAACAGTTTATTGTCCCTGACTCTTTAAAAGCCAAGGTCCTCCAAGGGGTGCATGACTCAGCTGGTCATCAGGGCCAGGCCCGCACTCTGTCTCTCGCCAGACAGAGATTCTTTTGGATTGGGATGGAACGTGACATCATTAACCATGTGAAGTGCTGTTTTCGATGTGTGGTTGGTAAAACTCCAGAACCTAATGACAGAGCTCCCCttgaaagtattcacacctctgaGCCAATGGAACTGGTCTGTATTGACTTTTGGACAGCTGAGCTCTCAGATAGGCGCTGTGTCGATGTTCTAGTTGTAACAGACCACTTTTCCAAGATGGCACATGCGTTTCCATGCAAAAATCAGTCAGCCAAACAAGTTGCTCGTCGTCTGTGGGATGACTTCTTTTGCATATATGGCTTTCCTAAACGCATTCATTCAGATCAAGGAGCAAATTTTGAAAGTCTTCTCATCAAAGAACTGCTGGACATGGCTGGCATACAGAAATCTCACACCACACCGTACCACCCGATGGGGAATGGCATTGTTGAACGTTACAACAGAACCTTAGGTAACATGATACGAGCACTTCCTCCCCAGTCCAAGTCAAGATGGCCTCAGATGCTCCGAATGCTAACATTCTGCTACAATTGCACTGAGCATGAAACAACTGGGTTTGCACCGTTTTTCCTTATGTTCGGCAGGATCCCGCGCCTGCCCATTGATGTGGTTTTCCAGCACGCTCTGTCAAATGGCCCAGTTGTAGACCATCATGAGTTTGTCTCCCGCCTCAAACATGACCTCTCTGTGGCTGCCCGCATTGCTCAACAAAACAGTTCATCTGAACAAGCCCACCAAGCAATGTACTACAACCGCAAAGCTAAAGGTTCTCCTCTCGATGTGGGTGACAGAGTTTTGGTTGCTAATCGTGGTGAGCGAGGGAAGAGGAAAATTGCAGACAAATGGGAATCAACAGTATACGAAGTGGTGTCTGTGAAGCCTGATATAAATGTGTATTGCATCAAAGATCCTGTCACATCAAGGACAAAGGTTCTCCACAGAAATCTTCTACTTCCTGTCAACTTTCTCACTGCTGCTGCCGTTTCTGCTGTTGCAGACCATTCCTCTTGCCCTTCCACAGCGGGAAGTGGACTCTCTGACCCTATTGTGCCTGATGAAGTACAGGacaatgaaactaaaactgtgaACTGGCTTTTGCAAATGGAGGACAATAGTTGTATGGATGAAGTTGTAAATCACCCTGACTGTGCTTCTGACATTCCAGTACGTGGTTCCTCAGTGGACATTGTGTGTCCTACCTCAAGTGATGTGACCAAGGATTTGCCTGAACCTGATCTCCCTGGACCTGTTGCACTGTCAGACTCTCCTGAACCAGTTTCCAACCTTACAACTGCAGCTGTCCTCTCTGAGCCCATTCAGCATGATCTTTCAGCTGAACATGGTACTGACACAAAACTGGACTTGCCTGCGACTGATGTTGTTTGCACTCAGCCGTCTCGGCTTTGCACTAGGTCGGGTAGGCCTGTTAAGCCTCCAGCCAGACTTATATGTGAAATGAATGAACAGGTTGTGGATGATTCAATGTCAACTGTGGACtctctgttttcctttgtaAGGACCATGTTTGCAGGGTAg
- the LOC116727412 gene encoding uncharacterized protein LOC116727412, which translates to MNFSNFGQSNMTPLCRGRGRGFFNTPVPFSMGDKVSGGALLDVNTENDSFVTGEAVTPSSQTCPNIQPRQCSSTSTPDSHVNNAGLVDQMSTIVQQIGQQLADSVMAHLNSSTPSGTAIKNTQNESHQVPCSSLDLSQVQLVSRSQVREPPIFKGESSDTVTVDEWEDSMKSYIKKSGVQQEHQAEEILIHLRGRARDVVRCGIRNCGIDVQHNPQAIYSLLRKHFGSDQCSPVPLADFYSTRPKENEDPFEYWLRLNGAADVADSRLQEQGKTFDNPSVEVTRMFIRNCPCKDLAITFRSKTIEKWSAQDVQEVLDEYHMEKGLRSARKESRISVNRAEVDCTTSTSVQKQELQQCVAPDNSTMDRLISMLEKVLLQAQGNSQSSRRTSPSLSSSNPTHSTPKTL; encoded by the exons ATGAATTTCAGTAATTTTGGACAATCAAACATGACTCCACTCTGTAGGGGTAGAGGTAGAGGGTTCTTTAACACCCCTGTTCCATTTTCAATGGGTGACAAAGTGTCGGGTGGGGCATTACTTGATGTAAATACTGAAAATGACTCATTTGTGACTGGGGAAGCTGTTACACCCAGTAGTCAGACCTGTCCTAATATTCAACCTCGTCAGTGTTCTAGCACATCTACCCCAGATTCTCATGTTAATAATGCTGGGCTAGTTGATCAGATGAGCACTATTGTCCAACAAATAGGGCAACAGCTGGCTGATAGTGTTATGGCACACCTGAACTCAAGCACCCCAAGTGGTACTGCAATAAAGAATACTCAAAATGAGAGCCATCAAGTTCCATGCAGCTCATTGGATCTTTCTCAGGTCCAGCTCGTCTCCAGAAGCCAGGTGAGAGAACCACCTATTTTTAAAGGGGAGAGTTCTGATACAGTTACAGTTGATGAATGGGAGGACTCAATGAAAAGTTACATCAAAAAGAGTGGTGTACAGCAAGAACACCAAGCTGAAGAAATCCTGATCCATCTTAGAGGCAGAGCAAGGGATGTTGTGAGGTGTGGAATACGCAACTGTGGAATTGATGTTCAGCACAATCCACAAGCCATCTATTCTCTTCTTCGCAAGCACTTTGGGTCTGATCAGTGCTCCCCCGTACCACTTGCTGATTTTTACTCCACCCGGCCAAAAGAGAACGAGGATCCATTCGAATATTGGCTAAGATTGAATGGAGCAGCTGATGTTGCTGATAGCCGTCTTCAAGAACAGGGTAAGACCTTTGACAATCCAAGTGTTGAAGTTACTCGCATGTTCATCAGAAACTGTCCATGTAAAGATTTAGCTATCACCTTCAGATCTAAGACCATAGAAAAATGGTCAGCACAAGATGTTCAGGAGGTGTTGGATGAGTATCATATGGAAAAGGGACTGCGGTCTGCTCGGAAAGAAAGCAGAATCAGTGTGAACCGTGCGGAGGTGGACTGCACAACTTCCACATCTGTTCAGAAGCAGGAACTGCAACAATGTGTAGCCCCAGACAATTCCACTATGGACAGGCTGATTAGCATGTTGGAGAAAGTCCTACTTCAAGCCCAAGGCAACTCCCAGTCCAGCAGAAG GACTTCGCCAAGCCTGAGCTCATCCAATCCAACACACAGTACACCAAAGACCCTGTAA